In Devosia beringensis, a single window of DNA contains:
- a CDS encoding YciI family protein yields the protein MLYAILCYEDEKAVGAWTKAEDDACMARLDLVHQTMGAKGKLGPVARLHNTKAATTLRKNNGAPLVVDGPFAETKEQFLGFYVADCDSLDEAVGFAKDLAAANPGSGAYEIRPLSLFKPGALSNRDD from the coding sequence ATGCTCTATGCCATCCTTTGCTATGAAGACGAAAAGGCCGTTGGCGCCTGGACCAAGGCCGAGGACGACGCCTGCATGGCGCGGCTCGACCTGGTGCACCAGACCATGGGCGCCAAAGGCAAGCTCGGCCCGGTGGCGCGCCTGCACAACACCAAGGCGGCCACCACCCTGCGCAAGAACAATGGCGCACCGCTGGTGGTCGACGGCCCGTTTGCCGAGACCAAGGAGCAGTTTTTGGGCTTCTACGTTGCCGATTGCGACAGCCTCGATGAGGCGGTTGGCTTTGCCAAGGATCTGGCCGCGGCCAATCCCGGTTCGGGCGCCTATGAGATCCGCCCGCTCTCGCTGTTCAAGCCGGGCGCGCTGAGCAACAGGGACGATTGA
- a CDS encoding aldo/keto reductase, whose protein sequence is MEYRYLGRSGLKVSVLTMGTMTFGGSVEVGHTDQADANRQIDLCLDAGINLLDTANVYNAGVSEEMIGVALAENGRRQKTLVATKVRFKMGEGPNEIGLSRHHIIEQCKASLKRLKTDVIDLYQVHEWDGMTPIEETMEALDTLVRHGHVRYIGCSNYSGWHISKALAAAKERAGERFVSQQIHYTLHSREAEYELVPISQDQGLGILVWSPLAGGLLSGKYRRDGGPESGRHVGGFREPPVPDWDKLYDIVDVIVSIADERRVSGAQVALAWTLGRPGVTSVIIGGRSQAQFADNLAAADLVLSHQERARLDAVSQPPLLYPYWHQTYTANDRLGAVDSDLLAPYVEAFKRG, encoded by the coding sequence ATGGAGTATCGTTATCTGGGTCGTTCGGGCCTCAAGGTTTCTGTGCTGACCATGGGGACCATGACCTTTGGCGGCTCGGTCGAGGTCGGTCATACCGACCAGGCCGATGCCAATCGGCAGATCGATCTGTGCCTTGATGCCGGGATCAACCTGCTCGACACGGCCAATGTCTACAATGCCGGGGTCTCCGAGGAGATGATCGGGGTGGCTTTGGCCGAGAATGGCCGGCGGCAGAAGACGCTGGTGGCCACCAAAGTGCGCTTCAAGATGGGCGAGGGTCCCAACGAGATCGGTCTTTCCCGCCATCACATCATCGAGCAGTGCAAGGCGAGTCTGAAACGCCTCAAGACCGACGTCATCGACCTCTACCAGGTGCATGAATGGGACGGCATGACGCCGATCGAGGAGACCATGGAGGCGCTCGATACCCTCGTGCGCCATGGCCATGTCCGCTATATCGGCTGTTCGAACTATTCAGGCTGGCATATTTCCAAGGCACTGGCGGCAGCCAAGGAGCGGGCCGGCGAGCGCTTCGTCAGCCAGCAGATCCACTATACCCTGCATTCCCGCGAAGCCGAGTATGAGCTGGTGCCGATCAGCCAGGACCAGGGGCTGGGCATACTGGTCTGGTCGCCGCTAGCCGGCGGGCTGCTGTCGGGCAAATATCGTCGCGACGGCGGGCCGGAATCAGGCCGCCATGTCGGGGGCTTCCGCGAGCCGCCGGTGCCCGATTGGGACAAGCTCTACGACATTGTCGACGTGATCGTGTCGATCGCCGATGAGCGCCGCGTCTCGGGGGCGCAAGTGGCGCTGGCCTGGACGCTGGGCCGGCCGGGGGTGACCTCGGTGATCATTGGCGGGCGCAGCCAGGCCCAGTTTGCCGACAATCTGGCCGCGGCCGATCTGGTGCTGAGCCACCAGGAGCGGGCGCGGCTCGACGCGGTCAGCCAGCCGCCGCTGCTCTATCCCTACTGGCACCAGACCTATACCGCCAATGACCGGTTGGGCGCGGTCGACAGCGATCTTTTGGCCCCTTATGTGGAAGCGTTCAAGCGTGGGTGA